The Acinetobacter sp. SAAs474 DNA window ATATTATTGTGAGTGAAATATATCGTCAAATTGAGATCATGTGGTTGTTTTAATTTATAACTAACTTAAATTTAAGGCAAGTGTATATAGCAAAATTGTAAAATATTGACATAAAAAAAACCACGCAGAAGCGTGGTTCTTTATATTAAATCTAAATCAAATTAGATTTTACCAACAAGATCAATTGATGGTGCTAATGTTGCATCACCTTCTTTCCATTTTGCTGGGCAAACTTCACCTGGGTGAGCGTGTACGTATTGAGCTGCTTTAACTTTGCGAAGAAGTTCTTGAGCATCACGGCCAATACCACCAGCATTGATTTCAACGATTTGAATTTTACCTTCTGGATCAATCACGAAAGTACCGCGGTCAGCAAGACCAGCAGATTCAATTAATACATCAAAGTTTTTAGCCAATGTCCAAGTTGGGTCACCAACCATCACATATTGGATTTTTTTGATTTCGTCAGAAGAATCGTGCCAAGCTTTGTGTGTAAAATGAGTATCAGTTGATACTGAGTAGATTTCTACGCCTAATTTTTGGAATTCTGCATAGTTGTCAGCAAGGTCACCAAGTTCAGTTGGGCAAACAAAAGTAAAATCAGCTGGATAGAAGAATACAACTGACCATTTGCCTTTGAAGTTTGCTTCAGAAACTTCAACGAATTGACCGTTATGATATGCAGTTGCTTGGAAAGGTTTAACTTCAGTATTAATTAAGCTCATCATTGTCTCCATGATTGAGGTGAGTATTTAATATCCATTAGATTAACGAATTCTTTTCGATTGCTGAAATGGTATTTTTACATTATTAAAATCGGAAAAACCGAATTAGCATAATATTATCAATACCACGAGCAAAAGATTTGCTGATTGTTCGAGGATTTTAGCTATAAATATATGTATTTAATATGACTAATCATGTCATTAAACATATTTACAACAAGTGTGTTTTGATATCAATTGATCATAAAAAGTAGTCTGAGTCGAAGCAGATTATCAATTTTATCGGCATATATCATTGCACACTGATCAGGTTGTGAATATGAGCAACATGTTTATAAATCCTATTTATATTTAAGCCGGATGATGGCTTTAAATAAAAATCAACATTTCGTATTGCATCGTTATACATGATGACAGTGATGATTAAATTCAAGGGATAAAATAAAAAAAATTGAAATTTATCAAAAATCATTGGCTTTCTCTTATAGTCATTACAGCGTAAAATAGGCCATTGTTATTATTTTAGGAATTTTATTTCGTGCATTGTCATTTAAATGTAGATCAGCTTGTGATGGCTCGCGACCATCATCGTTTAAATCGACTACGTAAAGGCAGGGATGCAAATGAAGAACAATATCAAGCGTTATTTCAGCGTTCAAATCATCATGTTCGTCAGCGTATAGCACGTATTCCTAATATTCAATTAAATCAAGATTTACCTGTTACGCAATATAAAAATGAATTGATTGCTGCGATTCAACAGCATCAAGTAATTATTGTAGCGGGTGAAACAGGATCTGGTAAAACAACGCAATTACCTCAGATTGCAATGCTTGCAGGACGCGGTTTAACGGGTTTAATTGGACATACGCAACCACGTCGTTTGGCTGCACGTAGCGTATCACAACGTATTGCAGAAGAGGTGGGAGAAAAGCTGGGAGCGTCTATTTCATTTAAAGTACGCTTTAATGAACAAGGTTCACAAGACTCAATTGTTCGTTTAATGACCGATGGTATTTTATTGGCTGAATTGGCCAGTGATCGCTATCTGACCAAATATGATACTATTATTATTGATGAAGCACATGAACGTTCATTAAATATTGATTTTATCATGGGGTATCTCAAACAGCTTTTACCACGTCGTAAAGATTTAAAAGTGATTATTACATCAGCAACTTTAGATGTGAATCGCTTTAGTCAATATTTTAATCATGCGCCAGTTTTTACGGTAGAAGGGCGTAGTTTTCCTGTTGAGGTATGTTATCGTCCTATCTCTGAGCTGAATATCGTCGGAAGTGACGATGATGAGTTTGATCAGTTTGAAGAAAACTTACCTCGTGCAGTTGTTGCAGCAGTAGAAGAGTGTTTACAAGATGCTCAGCAAAAAGGGCATCCACAGCATGCCGATATTTTGATTTTTGCCAGCACAGAACAAGAAATTCGTGAATTACAAGAAACACTGCTGAAATATGGTCCTAAACATACTGAGATATTGCCGTTGTATGCACGTTTAGCACTCGCTGAACAACAAAAAATTTTTAATACTGCTGGATCGGGGCGAAGGATTATTATTGCCACTAACGTTGCTGAAACAGCACTTACTGTACCCAATATTCGTTATGTGATTGATAGTGGTTTTGCACGTATCTCTCGTTATAACTATCGGTCACGTGTGCAACGCTT harbors:
- the ahpC gene encoding alkyl hydroperoxide reductase subunit C, which gives rise to MSLINTEVKPFQATAYHNGQFVEVSEANFKGKWSVVFFYPADFTFVCPTELGDLADNYAEFQKLGVEIYSVSTDTHFTHKAWHDSSDEIKKIQYVMVGDPTWTLAKNFDVLIESAGLADRGTFVIDPEGKIQIVEINAGGIGRDAQELLRKVKAAQYVHAHPGEVCPAKWKEGDATLAPSIDLVGKI